The proteins below are encoded in one region of Gopherus flavomarginatus isolate rGopFla2 chromosome 12, rGopFla2.mat.asm, whole genome shotgun sequence:
- the EVPL gene encoding envoplakin isoform X1 gives MWSSLSPPNVIPSEAMENSALEGHYRQKRSSINELAILVSRMQKNADQVEKDILETQSKLKQDISNYQKNKAFEFQQENAKNLKEAETLLKDLFLDVDKAKRLKHPQAIEIEKDIKQLHDRVTHQCAEYRDLYEKCNIPEGSSKLDWAKILDQKQKQVSMGQYGPTMPELEKQIAEHNILQKEIEAYGLQIKNLHSPNAADLKSQYKDLLKASVWRGQSLGSLYNHLQGCTKELGYLKDQQNKILKQDWSDQMADPPGVRREYENFKANELLNQEEYVNQLQDDGDRMIELKHPAVEPIQAHQEALRNEWQNFLNLCICQESQLKSVESYRKFQEDADAVSQTLKKLNSDLDTKYSKFNKDSPGVVSDLLHQLENEEKTVKQAEKSIAELKRKSPEISPLKLRRTCPSQPLALDTVCDWASGDVQLSQGEKYTLKDNSNPENWVVQSSAGVTKTAPAACFFIPPPDPEAIGRATKLEGELNTVRRKRATVQNSLKSSQKEQVKSSQQAPVRRPTVAQDDPQADQLLSKLNKIGGDLVQVEKEVFSRVRSPVSHSAPTEDLKKRIKDQEGTTKKLQGIGADKEALQKECEAFLSKKSTSTTASQLPVTLNNVKNKYNDVKMLSSLYDEKAKASLNLENQIEITDEIISSFESKLAQDSTIPASPNALQDRANELQRLKRDQVAQQDCVLKLNRSLKDAEHSCSAVQNNFQEYCPDLPRQKREVQLLNDRYHAVADQLDHREKTLQNTNLTYQQFQNSNENMMFWMNNLPKHQVKTTDGPSQINYKLQAQKRLVEEIQGKEAEKNAVVKLSQTVQSALNAYELQAGKYCSSLDPTLSASAAKRLRVTPLQESIQAQENEVTKLYTETAAENKEQLSRLEFAKKVVEKKEVKEEMQAEHEQMQQSENLAQSTRESKALKLQLEEERNKVAKVQQELEEHRNRLLLLKTQRPIERVEEKEVVEYYRDPKLESDLAKMTHQIKDESRKRDSLQADIEMMNKKLIQMEKERKVVETQLLTKEVTKIERDPNLDNQAASLRAEIKHLREQSSTASSELERLRKELYILEQKQPNVREKVVVKELIKLEKDPEMLKAVRTLQMEIDKETFNRKSVEDMTIKLNSRIEELERLIEVAEPKIIVKEVKKVEQDPELLKESSKLRTLIEEEKKKNLMLTGELAELQSKYIIAERQKPKVEVKERVNEIFVVDPETEKEITRLKKELQEVTSKRTKIEKEVEEALSELNILRSQKPTVEYKEVIQEVVKLEKSPEILREIDRLKEQLNELVNTNGRSQEQLIRLQGERDEWKRERSKVETKLVNKEIVRYENDPLLEKEADRLRQEVRNVSQKRRAAEDTIYDLQNKYMLLERRKPEEKVVVQEVVLTQKDPKLRDEHNRLSRSLDEEVSNRRRVEREVQQLRSVVEEKEKLLNFQEDRNKRLALEKELRQITMRIKEIEESPAPVQEKIIMEEVVKLEKDPGLEQAASGLRLELENEKMQVLNLQRECKNLQVQIDILQKTKSQEKIIYKEVIRVEKDRVLENERARIWELLSRERTARQNAEEDIRRLKEKIERAEGMKRTWSREEADLQKARNLAIQERANLESELRELERQKQQKVLVLREESKLLSQKTENDRQKKMQREQELSFLEAAILREKDQIYEKERSIRELQSGVNREEKSHETEMRETNLSTKISILDPKTGKDMSPYEAYKRGIIDRNQYIQLQELECDWEEITTLGPNGDISVLLDRKSGKQYSIEDALKFRKITKEEYQLYRDGKIPISEFALLVAGESKPPSSLSIGSIISKSPLPSPTMQQQTQSFFPPSLQKSFCDDSFPIAGVFDTATDTKCNLRTAVIKKMVDPMTAQKLLEAQAATGGIVDLITRDRYSVHKAIDRGLIDNTYMQRLLNAQKAFTGVEDPVTKRRLSVGEAVQKGWMTKDSAFPYLQVQHLTGGLIDPKKTGRISVLEAAQTGMISDDLAKMLQDEPNYEKDLVDPVTKEKMNYKEAMTRCRKDPLSGLLLLPATSEGFQSHRLSHERYSPMLSRFRH, from the exons GTCCTCAATCAATGAGCTGGCCATTCTCGTTTCCCGCATGCAGAAGAATGCCGACCAGGTGGAAAAGGACATTCTGGAAACACAGTCCAAGCTCAAGCAG GACATAAGTAACTACCAGAAGAACAAGGCTTTCGAGTTCCAGCAGGAGAACGCGAAAAACCTGAAGGAAGCCGAGACTCTGCTGAAGGACCTCTTCCTGGATGTGGATAAAGCAAAGAGGCTGAAGCATCCCCAAGCCATCGAAATAGAAAAAGA CATCAAGCAGCTCCATGACCGTGTGACACACCAATGTGCTGAATATCGAGATCTCTATGAAAAATGTAACATTCCTGAAGGGAGTTCCAAGCTGGACTGGGCCAAAATTCTAGACCAGAAGCAG AAGCAAGTCAGCATGGGACAATATGGCCCCACCATGCCAGAACTGGAGAAGCAAATAGCAGAGCACAACATCCTCCAGAAAGAGATAGAAGCCTACGGCCTCCAGATCAAGAACCTCCACAGCCCG AATGCAGCGGATTTAAAGAGCCAGTACAAGGATTTGCTG AAAGCCTCCGTCTGGCGAGGGCAGAGCCTGGGCAGTCTGTACAACCACCTGCAAGGCTGCACCAAGGAGTTGGGTTACCTCAAGGACCAGCAGAACAAAATCCTGAAGCAGGACTGGAGCGACCAAATGGCTGACCCGCCGGGCGTGCGCCGGGAGTATGAG AACTTCAAGGCTAATGAGCTGCTTAACCAGGAGGAGTATGTGAACCAGCTCCAGGATGACGGAGACAGGATGATTGAACTGAAGCACCCAGCTGTGGAGCCCATACAG GCTCACCAGGAAGCCTTGAGGAACGAGTGGCAGAATTTTCTCAACCTCTGCATCTGCCAGGAGAGTCAGCTGAAGAGCGTGGAGAGCTACAGGAAG TTCCAGGAGGATGCTGACGCTGTGAGCCAGACACTAAAGAAGCTCAACTCGGACCTGGATACAAAATACAGCAAGTTCAACAAAGACAGTCCCGGGGTGGTGTCTGATTTACTGCACCAGCTGGAG AATGAGGAGAAGACTGTGAAACAAGCTGAAAAAAGCATCGCTGAGCTGAAGAGGAAGAGCCCAGAGATCAGCCCTCTGAAACTGCGCAGAACCTGCCCCTCCCAACCACTTGCCCTGGACACCGTCTGTGACTGGGCCTCTGGTGAT GTGCAGCTCAGCCAAGGTGAGAAGTACACTCTGAAAGACAACAGCAACCCAGAGAACTGGGTggtgcagagcagtgctggggtgaCAAAGACAGctcctgctgcttgcttcttCATACCTCCTCCAGACCCAGAGGCCATTGGCAGAGCTACCAA GCTGGAAGGTGAACTGAACACAGTGAGGCGGAAGAGAGCGACAGTTCAGAACTCCCTGAAAAGCAGCCAGAAGGAGCAAGTTAAGTCCAGCCAGCAGG CACCAGTCAGAAGACCCACCGTTGCCCAGGATGACCCCCAAGCTGACCAGCTCCTCTCTAAGTTGAATAAGATTGGCGGGGACTTGGTCCAAGTGGAGAAGGAAGTTTTTAGCCGGGTGAGGTCCCCAGTAAGCCACAGTGCCCCGACTGAGGACCTTAAAAAAAGGATTAAGGACCAGGAG GGAACCACAAAGAAACTTCAGGGCATTGGGGCAGATAAGGAAGCCCTGCAGAAGGAGTGTGAGGCCTTCCTGTCCAAGAAATCCACCAGcaccaccgcctctcagctccccGTGACTCTGAACAACGTCAAGAACAAGTATAATGACGTCAAGATGCTGTCCAGCCTGTATGATGAGAA AGCCAAGGCTTCCCTGAACCTGGAGAACCAGATAGAGATCACGGACGAGATCATCAGCAGCTTTGAGTCCAAGCTGGCTCAGGACAGCACCATCCCAGCCTCTCCCAATGCCCTGCAGGATCGTGCCAATGAGCTGCAG AGGCTGAAGCGGGATCAGGTTGCCCAGCAGGACTGTGTGCTGAAGCTGAACCGCAGCCTCAAGGATGCCGAGCACAGCTGCAGCGCTGTGCAGAACAACTTCCAGGAGTACTGTCCGGATCTCCCCCGGCAGAAGCGGGAGGTCCAGCTCCTCAACGACCGCTACCACGCTGTGGCCGACCAGCTGGATCACCG GGAGAAGACCCTCCAGAACACCAACCTCACTTATCAGCAGTTCCAAAACTCCAACGAGAACATGATGTTCTGGATGAACAACCTGCCCAAGCACCAGGTCAAGACCACGGATGGGCCAAGCCAGATCAATTACAAGCTGCAGGCACAGAAG AGGCTGGTGGAGGAAATCCAGGGCAAGGAGGCTGAGAAGAACGCCGTGGTCAAACTATCCCAGACCGTGCAGTCTGCTCTCAAC GCCTATGAGCTTCAGGCAGGCAAatactgctcttctctggaccccaCCCTGAGTGCTTCCGCTGCCAAAAGACTGCGCGTCACCCCACTGCAAGAGAGCATCCAGGCCCAG GAGAATGAAGTGACAAAACTCTACACGGAGACCGCAGCAGAAAACAAGGAGCAGCTCAGCCGGCTGGAGTTTGCCAAGAAGGTGGTAGAGAAG AAGGAAGTAAAAGAGGAGATGCAGGCAGAACATGAGCAAATGCAACAGTCAGAAAATCTGGCTCAGTCAACAAGAGAATCAAAGGCACTGAAACTgcagctggaggaagaaaggaacaAAGTGGCCAAGGTTCAGCAAGAGCTGGAGGAACACAGAAACAGGCTTCTGCTGCTGAAGACTCAAAGGCCCATTGAAAGAGTGGAAGAAAAGGAGGTGGTTGAATACTACAGAGACCCAAAACTGGAGAGCGACTTGGCTAAGATGACGCATCAGATTAAGGATGAGAGCAGAAAAAGGGACAGCTTGCAGGCAGATATCGAAATGATGAACAAGAAGCTCATCCAGATGGAGAAAGAGAGGAAGGTGGTTGAGACCCAGCTGCTTACCAAAGAGGTCACTAAAATCGAGAGGGATCCAAACCTAGATAACCAAGCAGCTAGCCTCCGTGCGGAAATCAAGCATCTCAGAGAACAGAGCTCCACTGCTTCCTCTGAACTTGAACGGCTCAGGAAAGAGTTGTACATTCTGGAGCAGAAGCAGCCCAACGTCCGAGAGAAAGTGGTAGTGAAAGAGTTGATCAAGCTGGAAAAAGACCCGGAGATGCTGAAGGCCGTCAGGACTTTGCAGATGGAAATTGACAAAGAAACCTTCAACAGGAAATCTGTGGAGGACATGACAATCAAACTGAACAGTAGGATCGAGGAGCTGGAAAGGCTGATTGAAGTAGCAGAACCCAAAATCATTGTCAAGGAGGTGAAGAAGGTGGAACAGGACCCAGAGCTGCTGAAAGAGTCTTCCAAGCTTAGAACTCTCATCGaagaagagaagaagaagaacCTGATGTTAACAGGAGAGCTGGCAGAGCTGCAAAGCAAATACATCATTGCAGAGAGGCAAAAACCAAAGGTAGAAGTTAAAGAAAGAGTCAATGAGATTTTTGTGGTAGATCCAGAGACAGAGAAGGAAATTACTCGCCTGAAGAAGGAGCTCCAAGAAGTTACTAGTAAAAGGACAAAGATTGAGAAGGAGGTGGAAGAAGCCTTGTCTGAGCTGAACATCCTCAGGTCTCAGAAACCAACTGTGGAGTATAAGGAGGTGATCCAGGAAGTGGTGAAACTTGAGAAGAGCCCAGAGATTCTTAGAGAAATCGACAGGCTGAAGGAACAGCTCAATGAGTTGGTGAACACAAATGGCAGGTCCCAGGAGCAGCTTATCCGGCTGCAGGGTGAAAGGGATGAATGGAAAAGGGAAAGGTCCAAGGTTGAAACCAAGCTGGTCAACAAGGAAATTGTCCGATATGAGAATGACCCACTCTTGGAAAAAGAAGCTGATCGCCTCCGCCAAGAGGTGCGCAATGTGTCTCAAAAGAGGAGAGCAGCTGAGGACACCATCTATGACCTGCAGAACAAGTACATGCTGCTGGAGAGGAGGAAGCCTGAAGAAAAGGTGGTGGTCCAGGAGGTGGTTCTCACCCAAAAGGATCCAAAGCTCAGGGATGAGCACAACAGGCTGAGCCGGAGTTTGGACGAGGAAGTGAGTAACAGGCGTCGTGTAGAACGTGAGGTACAGCAGCTTCGATCTGTGGTGGaagagaaagagaagctgcttAACTTCCAGGAAGATCGAAACAAGAGGCTTGCGTTGGAAAAGGAGCTGCGTCAAATAACCATGAGAATAAAGGAAATAGAGGAAAGCCCTGCACCAGTGCAAGAGAAGATCATCATGGAAGAAGTGGTCAAGTTAGAGAAGGATCCAGGGCTCGAGCAGGCTGCTAGTGGACTGCGTCTGGAGCTGGAAAATGAAAAGATGCAGGTTCTGAACCTGCAGAGGGAGTGCAAGAACCTGCAGGTCCAGATTGACATCCTGCAGAAAACAAAATCGCAGGAGAAGATCATCTACAAGGAGGTTATCAGAGTGGAGAAAGACAGAGTGCTAGAGAATGAACGTGCACGGatctgggagctgctgagcagagAGAGAACTGCCCGGCAAAATGCAGAAGAGGACATACGACGACTCAAGGAGAAAATAGAGAGAGCTGAAGGCATGAAAAGGACCTGGTCCCGTGAGGAGGCTGATCTCCAGAAAGCACGAAACCTGGCAATCCAAGAGAGAGCCAACCTGGAGAGTGAGCTCAGGGAGCtggaaaggcagaagcagcagaaagTCCTTGTCCTCCGAGAGGAGTCCAAACTCCTCAGCCAAAAAACAGAGAATGACAGGCAAAAAAAGATGCAGCGTGAGCAAGAACTGTCCTTCCTGGAGGCAGCTATCCTAAGGGAGAAGGACCAGATCTACGAAAAAGAGAGGTCCATCCGGGAACTCCAGTCTGGGGTCAACCGGGAAGAAAAGAGCCACGAGACTGAGATGAGAGAGACTAATCTCTCTACTAAAATCTCCATTTTGGACCCTAAGACGGGGAAGGATATGTCTCCTTATGAGGCCTACAAAAGAGGAATCATAGACAGAAACCAATACATCCAGCTGCAAGAACTAGAGTGCGACTGGGAGGAAATCACTACCTTGGGCCCCAATGGGGATATTTCTGTCCTGCTCGACAGGAAGAGTGGGAAACAGTACTCCATCGAGGATGCCCTGAAGTTTAGGAAGATTACGAAAGAGGAGTACCAGCTGTACAGGGATGGCAAGATTCCAATCTCAGAGTTTGCTCTGTTGGTAGCAGGGGAATCCAAGCCTCCCTCCTCTTTGTCCATTGGCTCCATAATCTCTAAGTCTCCACTTCCATCTCCGACGATGCAGCAGCAGACCCAAAGCTTCTTTCCTCCGAGCTTGCAGAAAAGCTTCTGCGATGACAGCTTCCCCATTGCCGGAGTGTTCGACACTGCCACCGACACCAAGTGCAACCTAAGAACCGCTGTCATCAAAAAGATGGTGGATCCCATGACCGCTCAAAAGCTGCTGGAGGCCCAGGCTGCAACTGGGGGCATCGTAGATCTCATCACGCGGGACCGGTATTCTGTCCACAAAGCCATAGACAGAGGGCTGATCGATAACACCTATATGCAGAGGCTGCTGAATGCCCAGAAAGCTTTCACAGGTGTAGAGGACCCTGTGACCAAGAGGAGGCTGTCTGTTGGGGAGGCAGTTCAGAAAGGATGGATGACCAAGGACAGTGCCTTCCCCTACCTACAGGTCCAACACCTGACCGGGGGGCTCATTGATCCCAAGAAAACCGGTCGCATCTCAGTGTTGGAAGCAGCCCAGACAGGCATGATTAGCGACGACCTGGCTAAGATGCTCCAGGATGAGCCCAACTATGAGAAGGATCTTGTTGACCCAGTCACCAAGGAAAAGATGAATTACAAAGAAGCCATGACTCGTTGCCGGAAAGATCCTCTGAGTGGCCTGCTGCTACTCCCAGCCACCTCCGAGGGATTTCAGTCTCATCGGCTCTCTCATGAGCGCTATTCTCCCATGTTGTCACGATTCAGGCACTAA